A window of the Bacteroides thetaiotaomicron VPI-5482 genome harbors these coding sequences:
- a CDS encoding DUF3945 domain-containing protein → MAKKKQEQQEQSQDEHVMAVLDKRTNKTAVISKMNEQDGSIEVVPPDKKNSNSFLKLDRTSPLELFFTNFKNQYENPTSFSFFLVPFALLDKTLNAVIQIRKGEDPGPDGKKLVENSELNDEGRIAKLARRYKFDEHQLPWKDLNALGLDKETLFNNHCMGEFLKGRITSTALPISKEINGEKKDMGEACFMCVKGADGKVELKILTRLDKPQYDSPAYKGVFTDEEKNKLAETGTLGGIKEMKDTLTGNVCKCYVSFHETTNRVITMPVDAIKIPDYIYGKRLDDKQKQILASGGELPVNDIQRKNDTMLSGVAYVDPTIRDIAFKQSDKQLKVNDTILGAKISPEQKKILENHGMVFIENMRNPKTRQLFSDDVRFSNKSNNLLIGRNAREYKPAVENQKNDKKKETKQTARHVVSSRPQARKSSLSFS, encoded by the coding sequence ATGGCTAAGAAAAAGCAAGAACAACAAGAGCAGAGTCAGGACGAGCATGTAATGGCAGTCCTTGACAAGAGAACGAACAAAACCGCCGTCATTTCCAAAATGAACGAGCAGGACGGCAGTATCGAAGTCGTACCACCCGACAAGAAGAACAGCAACAGTTTTCTCAAACTGGACCGTACTTCACCACTGGAACTGTTTTTCACGAACTTCAAGAACCAGTATGAAAATCCCACAAGTTTCAGTTTCTTCCTCGTTCCTTTCGCCTTATTGGACAAGACGCTGAATGCGGTCATCCAAATCCGAAAAGGGGAAGATCCCGGACCGGACGGCAAGAAGCTGGTGGAAAACAGCGAACTCAACGATGAAGGGCGTATCGCCAAACTTGCCCGACGGTATAAATTTGATGAACACCAACTGCCGTGGAAAGACCTGAACGCCCTCGGCCTTGATAAAGAGACACTGTTCAACAATCATTGCATGGGCGAGTTTCTCAAAGGCAGAATCACTTCCACCGCCTTGCCTATCAGCAAAGAAATAAACGGAGAAAAGAAGGATATGGGCGAAGCCTGTTTCATGTGCGTGAAAGGTGCGGACGGCAAGGTGGAACTCAAAATCCTCACCCGTCTGGACAAGCCCCAATATGATTCGCCCGCCTATAAAGGTGTATTTACGGATGAAGAGAAGAACAAGCTGGCGGAAACAGGAACATTGGGAGGCATCAAGGAGATGAAGGACACCCTTACAGGAAATGTCTGCAAATGTTATGTCAGTTTCCACGAGACTACCAACCGAGTCATCACCATGCCCGTGGATGCCATCAAAATCCCGGATTATATTTATGGAAAGAGACTGGACGACAAGCAGAAGCAGATACTTGCATCGGGAGGTGAGCTTCCAGTCAATGACATACAGCGCAAAAATGACACCATGCTCTCCGGTGTGGCTTATGTTGATCCGACCATCAGGGACATTGCTTTCAAACAATCCGACAAGCAGTTGAAGGTCAACGATACGATTTTAGGAGCCAAGATTTCCCCCGAACAGAAAAAGATACTGGAAAATCACGGCATGGTATTCATCGAAAACATGCGCAACCCCAAGACCAGGCAACTTTTCTCGGATGATGTACGATTCAGCAACAAGAGCAACAACCTGTTGATAGGCCGCAATGCCCGTGAATATAAGCCGGCAGTTGAGAACCAGAAGAATGACAAGAAGAAAGAGACGAAACAAACGGCCCGTCATGTCGTATCTTCCAGACCGCAGGCCAGAAAGAGCAGCCTGTCATTCTCATAA
- a CDS encoding helix-turn-helix domain-containing protein translates to MTILGKYLSEKSINKADVSRKTGISKSRLSELSRKETAKLKADEVYLIALAIDVPPEEILQKVCGHLKLIKL, encoded by the coding sequence ATGACTATATTAGGAAAATATTTGTCGGAAAAATCTATTAATAAAGCCGATGTGTCTCGTAAGACAGGCATTAGTAAGTCAAGATTGAGTGAGTTAAGTAGAAAAGAAACTGCAAAATTAAAGGCAGATGAAGTTTACTTAATAGCACTTGCTATCGACGTTCCTCCAGAAGAAATCTTGCAAAAAGTTTGTGGTCATCTTAAATTAATTAAGCTATAA
- a CDS encoding DNA cytosine methyltransferase: MKKPTYIDIFAGCGGLSLGLHNAGWQGLFAVEKNADAFKTLEYNLIEKVNHFLWPDWLPKTSHDINVVLKDYKEQLLGLQRKVDLVVGGPPCQGFSMAGRRKENDQRNNLVKSYIKFIKTIQPKIIFFENVKGFTLEFRKNKDKGKEYSSYVERALNRAGYYVKGELVNFGEYGIPQKRTRFILVGVRKDVPNVSKDTASQFFSLIKNNRHSFLSKKNLTIETTLGDAISDLLRENGEVDSPDTKSFKAGMYSSIKSSYQQLMRIGVNQCIPDSHRFPKHRPEISSKFQIILDTCKKNKDIDSYTRERFNIKKHTIIPLDEQKKSPTITTLPDDYIHYSEPRILTVREYARIQSFPDWYIFQGKYTTGGKRRTQEVPRYTQIGNAIPPLFGEQVGIILKKMI, from the coding sequence ATGAAAAAGCCTACCTATATCGATATATTTGCTGGATGTGGAGGTCTTTCTTTAGGACTCCATAATGCTGGATGGCAAGGATTGTTTGCTGTTGAAAAAAATGCAGATGCCTTTAAAACGCTTGAATATAATCTTATAGAGAAAGTTAATCATTTTCTATGGCCTGATTGGCTTCCTAAAACCTCTCATGATATTAATGTCGTCTTGAAAGATTATAAAGAGCAGTTGTTAGGTTTGCAACGAAAAGTTGATCTTGTTGTAGGTGGTCCTCCGTGCCAAGGGTTTTCTATGGCTGGAAGAAGAAAGGAAAATGATCAACGTAATAATTTGGTGAAATCTTATATCAAATTCATCAAAACAATACAGCCAAAAATAATTTTTTTTGAAAATGTAAAAGGGTTCACCTTGGAATTTAGAAAAAATAAGGACAAGGGTAAAGAGTATTCATCTTATGTCGAACGCGCTTTAAATAGAGCAGGATACTACGTAAAAGGAGAACTTGTTAATTTTGGAGAGTATGGCATTCCTCAGAAAAGGACACGTTTTATATTAGTTGGAGTAAGAAAGGATGTGCCAAATGTGTCTAAAGATACGGCTTCGCAATTCTTTAGTCTAATAAAGAACAATCGGCATTCTTTTTTGTCTAAAAAGAATTTGACCATTGAAACTACTTTAGGAGATGCTATTTCTGATTTATTAAGAGAAAATGGAGAGGTAGATTCACCTGATACAAAGTCATTTAAGGCAGGAATGTATTCCTCAATAAAAAGTTCCTATCAGCAATTAATGAGGATTGGGGTAAATCAATGTATTCCTGACAGTCATCGCTTTCCAAAACATCGCCCCGAAATCTCAAGTAAATTTCAAATTATTTTAGATACCTGCAAAAAAAATAAAGATATAGACTCTTACACAAGAGAACGTTTTAATATAAAAAAACATACGATAATACCATTAGATGAGCAAAAAAAGAGTCCAACTATTACAACGCTTCCAGATGATTATATTCATTATTCAGAACCTAGAATTTTGACGGTAAGAGAATATGCAAGAATACAATCTTTCCCTGACTGGTATATTTTTCAAGGGAAATACACAACAGGAGGTAAAAGGCGAACGCAGGAAGTTCCACGTTATACACAAATAGGCAATGCTATTCCACCATTGTTTGGAGAACAAGTAGGAATTATCCTAAAAAAAATGATATAG
- a CDS encoding ATP-binding protein yields MDLHFKTNIQLKSIIGKDLINDDNIAILELVKNSFDADAKRVDISFSNLKENDDKSIDSYSEKTSRLIIKDDGLGMNLDDIKNKWLNIAYSEKKQNTRQHNRMMAGAKGVGRFSCDRLGEFLNLYARKNGEKSYILLKIDWKMFEVEDENKEIQSVILDYKELTEEDLVKRKVEPFKQGVILEIIKLRSNWVYEIRNDKGIIIDWNTDKLVNLKKYLEKLINPNQAFEENDFGIYLNAQEFIVENNNKEDSQKFIGKIDNTIFEKLDFKTTSIESEIIEDGQIILTTLKDKGKTIFWIKEKNEFYPEIKHAKCYLYYLNPYSKAFFTKQTGVRPVEYGSIYLFLNGFRIPPYGEESDDWLNLEQRRAQGYARFLSSRDIVGRIEVLDSENSFQIISSREGLVRNESFSKLTNREGYFYKSFKRLEKYVVDGLNWDSIPEEDKDKIRDIEKKIISGQLKESELTFREDEVIKRRRIYSSIHSIIGAKASDVIELYINEDLILDKIEEEKANAEREFEQLITDFEKKKIDADTLNRILQKKAIENKDLEKQIADFSKYSTNEATAKAIAELQYYKNTIEKQTRIIEELKLQLEREKEINEKHQQELEKLQAEKLQAEKTAEEETKKRVDAEKEKEEIEKKKEKEIQLEKLKVEFYKKQSTPETDALIHHVKNNNQKIKETISLIINNLTKEQLGSSLKESIIESLYEILHFADKSLKATDLILESDLDKADAQKINLPDFISGYSKNNKYKIKVHSINNVRLFYIIGSKLDLALMIDNFVDNSAKWGAKNIWFKTKLDGNFLILNIYDDGEGLSSKYKTNPNDIFKFRETAKENGTGFGLYLVSESLSKMNAKIAIDKPEIGNGMNFKIIFK; encoded by the coding sequence ATGGATTTACATTTTAAAACAAACATACAGCTCAAGAGTATTATTGGTAAAGATCTTATCAATGATGACAATATTGCCATTCTTGAGTTGGTGAAAAATTCTTTTGATGCAGATGCAAAGCGGGTAGATATTTCATTCTCAAATTTGAAAGAAAATGATGATAAGTCAATTGATTCGTATTCAGAAAAAACTTCACGCTTAATTATTAAAGATGATGGTTTAGGTATGAATCTAGATGATATCAAGAATAAGTGGCTAAATATTGCATACTCAGAAAAAAAACAAAATACTCGTCAACATAATCGGATGATGGCAGGTGCTAAGGGTGTTGGGCGTTTCTCTTGCGACAGACTAGGTGAGTTTTTAAATCTATATGCTAGAAAAAATGGCGAAAAATCCTACATACTTCTGAAAATAGATTGGAAGATGTTTGAAGTTGAAGATGAAAATAAAGAAATACAAAGTGTCATCCTCGATTATAAAGAATTAACAGAAGAAGATTTAGTTAAAAGAAAAGTTGAGCCATTCAAACAAGGAGTAATCTTAGAGATAATAAAATTGCGGAGCAATTGGGTCTATGAGATTAGAAATGACAAAGGTATTATTATAGATTGGAATACAGACAAGCTTGTAAACCTAAAAAAATACCTTGAAAAATTAATTAATCCCAATCAGGCATTTGAGGAAAATGATTTTGGCATTTATTTGAATGCACAAGAATTTATAGTTGAAAATAATAATAAGGAAGATTCTCAAAAATTTATAGGAAAAATAGATAATACCATTTTTGAGAAACTTGATTTTAAGACAACAAGTATCGAAAGTGAAATAATTGAAGATGGACAAATTATTCTAACAACATTAAAAGATAAAGGGAAGACAATTTTTTGGATAAAAGAAAAAAATGAATTTTATCCGGAGATTAAACATGCAAAGTGTTACCTATATTATCTAAATCCATACTCTAAGGCTTTCTTTACAAAACAAACGGGGGTAAGACCTGTAGAATATGGCTCAATATACTTGTTTTTGAATGGTTTCCGCATTCCCCCATATGGCGAGGAGAGTGACGATTGGCTAAATTTAGAACAGAGGCGAGCGCAAGGTTATGCTAGATTTCTTAGTTCAAGAGATATTGTTGGACGGATAGAAGTTCTAGATTCAGAAAATTCATTCCAAATAATATCAAGTCGAGAGGGATTAGTTAGAAATGAAAGTTTTTCAAAATTAACAAATCGCGAAGGCTATTTTTATAAATCTTTCAAGAGGTTAGAAAAATATGTTGTTGATGGTTTAAATTGGGATAGCATTCCAGAAGAAGATAAAGATAAAATAAGGGATATTGAGAAAAAAATAATTTCGGGTCAGTTAAAAGAAAGTGAATTAACCTTTCGTGAAGATGAAGTTATAAAAAGAAGGCGTATTTATTCCAGTATTCATTCTATTATTGGAGCAAAAGCTAGCGATGTTATTGAGCTTTATATTAATGAAGATTTAATACTTGATAAAATCGAAGAAGAGAAGGCTAACGCAGAACGAGAATTTGAACAACTTATTACTGATTTTGAAAAAAAGAAAATAGATGCTGATACCCTAAATCGGATTTTGCAAAAAAAAGCCATTGAAAATAAAGACTTAGAAAAACAAATAGCCGATTTCTCGAAATATTCTACAAATGAAGCTACTGCTAAAGCCATTGCGGAACTCCAATACTACAAAAATACAATAGAAAAGCAAACACGAATAATTGAAGAATTAAAACTTCAATTGGAGCGAGAAAAAGAAATTAATGAGAAACATCAGCAAGAACTAGAAAAACTTCAAGCGGAAAAACTTCAAGCGGAAAAAACAGCAGAAGAAGAAACGAAAAAACGTGTTGATGCCGAAAAGGAAAAAGAAGAGATTGAAAAGAAAAAAGAGAAAGAGATTCAATTAGAAAAATTGAAAGTCGAATTTTATAAAAAGCAATCAACTCCGGAAACAGATGCTTTAATACATCATGTGAAAAATAATAATCAAAAAATAAAAGAAACAATTTCACTTATCATTAATAATCTTACAAAAGAACAACTTGGAAGTTCTTTAAAGGAATCAATTATAGAATCTTTATATGAGATTTTACACTTTGCAGATAAGTCACTAAAAGCAACAGATTTGATTCTTGAAAGTGACTTAGACAAAGCTGATGCACAAAAAATTAATCTCCCAGATTTTATATCTGGTTATTCCAAGAATAACAAATATAAGATTAAGGTACATTCAATTAATAATGTCCGCTTATTTTATATAATTGGAAGCAAGCTTGATTTGGCTCTGATGATAGATAATTTTGTAGATAATTCAGCAAAATGGGGGGCGAAAAATATATGGTTTAAGACTAAGTTAGATGGTAACTTTTTAATTCTAAACATATATGATGATGGAGAAGGGTTATCTTCTAAGTATAAAACGAACCCTAATGATATATTCAAATTTAGAGAAACAGCAAAAGAAAATGGTACTGGATTTGGATTATATCTCGTTTCAGAGTCTCTTTCAAAAATGAATGCCAAAATAGCGATTGATAAGCCTGAAATAGGCAATGGTATGAATTTTAAGATTATTTTCAAATGA
- the mobB gene encoding conjugal transfer protein MobB gives MQAFEPYIALNSHVRKPVIHISLNPSPKDILSKEQMTVLAQEFMEKFGYGNQPYIVWLHEDIDRKHMHIISVRINEKGEKIDHNREAIRAQNICRDMEVKYGLHSTLGEHSERELLSLQKVDYPKGDVKAQVKHTARTLLECYNCHSLAEYNTLLNLYNVTVYEVRGSVDGKEYYGIMYGALDDDGQQAGTPFKSSKFGKVFGYEALQKKFAATAEKVKRNSLAERARQEIVKAMQDISTKEAFARRLKDADIEVVYRINPEGRLYGITFIDHTNRTVFNGSRLGKAFSANVFNELFNNPDADRTKLIPPPEQDTPRQARETDAEERQEREEYRQQENRGNYQSEPSGSLIDTSALGAIDIFSVLMEDDHTHEYIDPAFRFGHKKKKKRRRRL, from the coding sequence GTGCAGGCTTTCGAGCCTTATATCGCACTCAACTCGCACGTCAGGAAACCGGTTATCCACATCTCATTGAATCCTTCCCCAAAAGACATTCTTTCAAAAGAACAAATGACCGTATTGGCGCAGGAGTTCATGGAAAAGTTCGGTTACGGGAACCAGCCCTATATCGTATGGCTACACGAAGACATAGACCGTAAACACATGCACATCATTTCGGTACGTATCAACGAGAAGGGAGAAAAAATAGACCACAACCGGGAAGCCATCCGGGCACAGAATATCTGTCGGGATATGGAAGTGAAGTACGGCCTTCATTCCACACTCGGAGAACACAGTGAAAGGGAATTACTATCCTTGCAAAAAGTGGATTATCCGAAAGGTGACGTGAAAGCGCAGGTGAAGCATACTGCCCGTACTTTGCTGGAATGTTACAACTGCCATTCGCTTGCCGAATACAACACCCTTCTGAACTTGTATAACGTAACCGTTTATGAAGTCAGGGGAAGCGTGGACGGGAAGGAATACTACGGCATCATGTACGGAGCTTTGGATGATGACGGACAGCAGGCAGGCACGCCTTTCAAGTCCAGCAAGTTCGGAAAGGTATTCGGTTATGAAGCCCTGCAAAAGAAGTTTGCCGCCACCGCCGAAAAGGTGAAAAGGAACAGCCTTGCCGAAAGGGCACGGCAGGAAATAGTCAAAGCCATGCAGGACATAAGTACGAAAGAAGCGTTTGCCCGCAGGCTGAAAGATGCGGATATAGAGGTGGTTTACCGTATCAATCCCGAAGGACGCCTGTACGGTATCACTTTCATAGACCATACCAACCGGACAGTGTTCAACGGCTCGCGTTTGGGCAAGGCCTTTTCAGCCAATGTATTCAACGAACTGTTCAATAATCCGGATGCGGACCGTACAAAGCTGATACCGCCACCGGAGCAGGATACGCCCCGGCAGGCACGGGAAACGGATGCGGAAGAAAGACAGGAAAGGGAGGAATACCGGCAGCAGGAAAATCGAGGCAACTATCAGAGTGAACCGTCCGGCAGTCTGATTGATACGTCCGCACTCGGTGCCATTGACATTTTCTCCGTACTCATGGAAGATGACCATACGCACGAGTACATCGATCCGGCCTTCCGCTTCGGGCACAAGAAAAAGAAGAAGCGCAGGCGCAGGTTATAA
- a CDS encoding ParA family protein gives MEKRKETVFISFASQKGGVGKSTFTIYAAS, from the coding sequence ATGGAAAAAAGAAAGGAAACGGTATTCATTTCGTTCGCTTCCCAGAAAGGGGGCGTAGGTAAATCGACGTTTACGATTTATGCGGCATCATGA
- a CDS encoding conjugal transfer protein, whose translation MKQKKRDMEVVKTTPVYQNLLVEQTGRLKKKAYPVIGSTPPDCMTD comes from the coding sequence ATGAAACAGAAAAAGCGGGATATGGAAGTGGTGAAGACCACACCCGTTTATCAGAACCTCTTGGTGGAGCAGACCGGGCGGTTGAAGAAAAAGGCTTATCCGGTCATTGGAAGTACCCCGCCGGATTGTATGACTGACTGA
- a CDS encoding ParA family protein has protein sequence MGSDGVIAAISALDYLFVPIKADRLVLESTLNFATTINDRLIKTGVSALKGLHLFWNMVDRRERTTLYDVYQQGFSLLGLDCLKTRIPVRSNFTKDLSAMGGPVYRSTLFSPDAAFTKECGFDTFMDEIISVLKTE, from the coding sequence ATGGGTAGCGACGGGGTTATCGCTGCAATTAGTGCGCTCGATTATCTGTTCGTGCCGATAAAGGCAGACCGTCTTGTGCTGGAAAGCACGCTGAACTTTGCCACCACCATTAATGACCGGCTGATAAAGACCGGCGTGTCCGCACTGAAAGGTCTTCATCTATTCTGGAACATGGTTGACCGCAGGGAACGCACGACATTGTATGATGTGTATCAGCAAGGTTTTTCCCTGTTAGGGCTGGATTGTCTCAAAACACGTATTCCCGTGCGCAGTAACTTTACCAAGGACTTGTCCGCTATGGGCGGCCCCGTTTACCGGAGTACGCTGTTCTCTCCCGATGCGGCATTCACCAAAGAGTGCGGCTTCGATACGTTTATGGATGAAATCATATCTGTACTTAAAACCGAATAG
- a CDS encoding DUF3408 domain-containing protein, whose product MAKKTSGQNPVDEAYLRSLMAGVPSEPPLSSVPSTGGGNGENRETALSDEKGKADGTANETVRDVSDAGGADRSEVVTEKTSPKTIRTALADFIRRFLTPYKCEGRQGVYIDKELHQKISVIVGIAGKRQLTVGNYIDNVLKEHFEKHADEVKTYLQKSYNKIF is encoded by the coding sequence ATGGCAAAGAAAACAAGCGGACAAAATCCGGTGGATGAAGCGTACCTGCGCAGCCTGATGGCAGGGGTTCCTTCGGAGCCTCCTTTATCATCTGTACCTTCAACCGGCGGAGGTAATGGCGAAAATAGAGAAACCGCTTTATCCGATGAGAAAGGAAAAGCGGATGGCACTGCAAATGAAACAGTCAGGGATGTTTCCGATGCAGGTGGTGCCGACCGTTCGGAAGTGGTTACGGAAAAAACGTCACCGAAAACGATTCGCACGGCTCTGGCTGACTTTATACGCAGATTCCTCACCCCTTATAAATGTGAAGGCAGACAGGGGGTATATATAGACAAGGAACTGCACCAGAAAATATCAGTCATCGTGGGCATTGCCGGAAAACGGCAGTTGACGGTAGGAAACTACATAGACAATGTATTGAAGGAGCATTTCGAGAAACATGCGGATGAGGTGAAGACCTATTTACAAAAGAGTTATAACAAAATATTTTAG
- a CDS encoding DUF4134 domain-containing protein: MKKKRLIMMLAAVAAASAAMAQGNGQAGITEATQMVTSYFDPGTKLIYAIGAVIGLVGGVKVYQKFSSGDPDTSKTASSWFGACIFLIVAATILRSFFL; this comes from the coding sequence ATGAAAAAGAAAAGATTGATTATGATGCTTGCCGCTGTTGCGGCGGCAAGTGCGGCAATGGCCCAGGGAAACGGGCAGGCAGGTATTACGGAGGCCACCCAGATGGTGACAAGTTATTTCGATCCGGGAACAAAATTGATTTATGCAATCGGTGCCGTAATCGGTCTCGTTGGCGGCGTCAAAGTCTACCAGAAGTTCAGTTCGGGCGACCCCGACACGAGTAAAACTGCCAGTTCGTGGTTCGGAGCCTGTATCTTTCTGATAGTCGCCGCCACCATTCTGAGGTCGTTCTTCCTCTAA
- a CDS encoding DUF4133 domain-containing protein, with amino-acid sequence MADFEINKGVGREVEFKGLRAQYLFIFAAGLLAVFVMFVIMYMAGIGQWICIDFGVSSATVLVWLTFTLNRKYGSHGLMKLFAARRHPRRILSRKRITRLINKQQS; translated from the coding sequence ATGGCTGATTTTGAGATAAATAAAGGTGTGGGCCGTGAGGTTGAATTTAAGGGGCTTCGGGCACAATACCTGTTTATTTTCGCTGCCGGCCTGCTTGCCGTGTTCGTGATGTTCGTCATCATGTATATGGCAGGCATCGGACAGTGGATCTGCATCGATTTCGGGGTATCGTCGGCTACGGTGTTGGTATGGCTGACCTTCACGCTGAACCGTAAATACGGAAGTCACGGGCTGATGAAGCTGTTCGCGGCCCGGAGGCATCCCCGGAGAATCCTCTCACGAAAACGTATCACACGTCTGATTAACAAACAACAATCGTAA